Proteins from a genomic interval of Paenibacillus lentus:
- a CDS encoding undecaprenyl-diphosphate phosphatase codes for MNSIVAIILGIVEGLTEFIPVSSTGHMILTAKLLGYDDSTPEMKTFMIVIQLGAILAISWVYRERIVHLLGMSRRVEPLFRGQPPAKRLDLLHVILGIAPALAVGFFFRDFIKSLFSPSTVLWALLVGGIFMIAAELFSKNKAQVTAKELDQLTHKQALMIGLYQCISVLWPGFSRSGSTIAGGMFSGVSYKASADFSFLIAIPIMCAVSGYEMLDSYRYFTLETIGYFSIGFIVSFVVAYIVVMAFLKSIQKIQLRHFAYYRFILAALFWTFIMR; via the coding sequence ATGAATTCTATTGTTGCGATCATTTTGGGGATTGTTGAAGGCCTGACCGAGTTTATTCCGGTATCTTCAACAGGACACATGATATTGACGGCTAAGCTGCTAGGTTACGATGATTCGACTCCCGAGATGAAGACATTCATGATCGTCATCCAACTCGGTGCTATTTTGGCTATTTCTTGGGTGTACAGGGAACGAATCGTTCATTTGCTAGGTATGAGCAGGAGGGTGGAGCCACTATTTCGCGGCCAGCCTCCAGCCAAACGTCTTGATCTGCTTCATGTTATATTGGGTATTGCTCCTGCGCTTGCAGTCGGCTTCTTCTTCCGGGATTTTATTAAAAGCTTGTTCAGTCCATCCACGGTTCTCTGGGCGCTGCTCGTCGGGGGAATATTCATGATTGCAGCGGAATTGTTCTCGAAGAACAAAGCACAGGTTACCGCGAAGGAGCTCGATCAGCTTACTCATAAGCAGGCGCTCATGATTGGTTTGTATCAATGCATATCTGTGTTATGGCCTGGCTTTTCCCGTTCCGGCTCGACCATTGCGGGAGGGATGTTCAGCGGTGTAAGCTATAAGGCTTCAGCTGATTTTTCTTTTCTGATTGCAATTCCGATCATGTGTGCAGTTTCCGGTTACGAAATGCTGGATTCATACCGATATTTTACCTTAGAAACCATTGGCTATTTTTCTATTGGCTTTATTGTGTCGTTTGTTGTGGCTTATATCGTGGTTATGGCCTTCCTAAAATCAATTCAGAAAATCCAGCTCAGGCATTTTGCTTATTATCGTTTCATTCTTGCTGCTTTATTTTGGACTTTCATCATGCGATAG
- a CDS encoding bifunctional metallophosphatase/5'-nucleotidase: MLPNTNQDILTILYTNDLHSHFGAMGRIASMVDELRGEQHEALLLLDIGDHMDRAAPETEGTMGQANVDVLNLTGYDAITIGNNEGLTFTPEQLDQAYAGLACEVVCANMLDIKTGEPPAWMKRHIILDKAGFKIGLIGVTAAYADFYKLLGLIALDPFDSIEKSVNELRNKVDLVVVMSHVGLPFDRELAERVPGIELILGGHTHHLLEEPLLIGQTTIVAAGKFGRHLGHITIERDSITGKAKVVSGICLPVDSGQEDANVLEAVNIHRLRAAERMARTVAVIEEELPIRYDVESPFGNLLAQAVRRFTGCDLSIINSGQLLAGLPAGEISEGMLHERCPSPINPCRMNLSGKHILYSLEQSLLTDITDKVIFGFGFRGKQLGGICVDGMEIIYDPTAKPFHKIIQASVQGVPIVSEDLYSVGTLDMFTFGIGYESLKQGSDQVFLLPEFLRDLLRMELQTAGAIESCFYPRWKSQTDNHGQ; the protein is encoded by the coding sequence ATGCTGCCGAATACGAACCAGGATATATTAACGATACTTTATACCAATGATTTGCATAGTCATTTCGGTGCCATGGGACGCATTGCCTCTATGGTGGATGAGCTTCGTGGGGAGCAGCATGAAGCCCTGCTGCTGCTGGATATTGGCGACCACATGGATCGCGCCGCACCAGAAACCGAAGGAACCATGGGACAAGCTAACGTAGATGTCCTGAATTTGACGGGGTACGACGCTATAACGATAGGCAACAATGAAGGCTTGACATTTACGCCTGAGCAGCTCGATCAAGCCTATGCTGGACTAGCCTGTGAGGTTGTCTGTGCGAATATGCTAGATATAAAGACCGGCGAACCGCCCGCATGGATGAAGAGGCATATAATTCTAGACAAGGCCGGCTTCAAAATCGGACTCATCGGGGTGACGGCCGCTTATGCTGATTTCTACAAGCTGTTAGGCTTAATCGCGCTTGATCCGTTCGATAGCATTGAGAAGTCGGTAAATGAACTGCGCAATAAGGTAGATCTTGTTGTCGTTATGTCTCATGTAGGATTGCCCTTCGATCGTGAGCTTGCAGAGCGGGTCCCCGGGATTGAGCTTATCCTTGGCGGCCATACGCATCATTTGCTGGAGGAGCCGCTTCTGATCGGACAAACCACAATTGTGGCGGCGGGGAAATTCGGAAGGCATCTGGGGCATATCACGATCGAGAGAGACTCGATAACGGGCAAAGCCAAGGTCGTGTCAGGCATCTGTTTGCCCGTGGATAGTGGGCAAGAGGATGCTAACGTGCTTGAAGCAGTGAATATCCATAGGCTCCGAGCCGCAGAGCGCATGGCGCGAACAGTAGCGGTTATTGAGGAAGAGCTGCCGATTCGTTACGATGTCGAATCTCCATTTGGCAATTTGCTGGCCCAAGCAGTAAGGAGATTTACAGGGTGCGATTTATCGATCATCAACAGCGGGCAATTACTTGCTGGTCTGCCTGCCGGGGAGATTAGTGAAGGCATGCTACATGAGCGCTGTCCTTCACCTATTAATCCTTGTCGCATGAATTTGTCAGGCAAGCATATATTGTACAGCCTGGAGCAATCCCTGCTGACAGATATTACAGACAAGGTGATCTTTGGATTTGGCTTCCGTGGCAAACAACTTGGGGGAATTTGCGTCGATGGTATGGAAATCATTTACGATCCAACTGCTAAGCCTTTTCATAAAATTATCCAAGCGAGCGTGCAGGGCGTCCCAATCGTTTCAGAGGATCTTTATTCCGTAGGCACTCTGGACATGTTTACGTTCGGCATTGGCTACGAAAGTTTGAAACAGGGCAGCGATCAAGTGTTTTTGCTTCCGGAGTTTTTACGAGACTTGCTGCGAATGGAGCTTCAGACGGCGGGGGCGATCGAAAGCTGCTTCTACCCCCGGTGGAAATCCCAAACGGATAACCATGGTCAATAG
- a CDS encoding HD-GYP domain-containing protein gives MKLHVIEISPGDRLKHDIFNQFGVLILHKGTELTNDAIVKLMQHGIDYIDIEPRTVDIDRNSKVSNNPAKKVAPLFDEAVEGFEGIFLEALSSGTFDEAKVDNLLQPLVNELVGQKDVVSLLLLLENGDNYTYNHSMQVGMLSYYIATWLGYPKEEAYIIGKAGYLIDIGKSMISQDILSKPGKLKPEEFEEVKRHTLYGYDIIINSTGDELSALVALQHHEREDGSGYPKGLRKEEIHPYAKIAAVADVYTAMTSNRVYQSKQEWLTVLRELNSLSFGKLCPEPTQALISHLLPNFIGKRVLLSSGEIGSIVMTNQTDFFRPLVQTDSRFIDLSKEREMSITEVYI, from the coding sequence TTGAAATTACATGTAATCGAAATCAGCCCTGGCGACCGTCTCAAACATGATATTTTCAATCAATTCGGCGTTTTAATTTTGCATAAAGGGACAGAACTGACAAACGATGCAATTGTCAAGCTCATGCAGCATGGAATTGACTACATCGATATTGAACCACGCACTGTAGACATCGACCGCAATTCAAAGGTGAGTAATAACCCGGCCAAGAAGGTTGCGCCACTATTCGACGAGGCCGTCGAAGGATTTGAAGGCATATTTCTGGAAGCGCTATCCAGCGGCACCTTTGACGAAGCCAAGGTCGACAATTTGCTGCAGCCTCTAGTCAATGAGTTGGTTGGCCAAAAGGATGTTGTCTCGCTTCTATTGCTCCTGGAAAATGGTGACAATTATACATATAATCATTCCATGCAAGTCGGAATGCTCTCTTATTATATCGCAACTTGGCTTGGTTATCCTAAAGAAGAAGCCTACATAATTGGTAAAGCCGGTTATTTAATCGATATTGGCAAAAGCATGATCTCTCAAGACATACTCAGTAAACCTGGTAAGCTGAAACCGGAAGAATTTGAAGAGGTCAAGCGCCATACCTTATATGGGTATGATATCATTATCAATTCTACCGGTGACGAACTTTCTGCTTTGGTGGCACTGCAGCACCATGAACGAGAAGATGGAAGCGGCTACCCCAAGGGCCTACGCAAGGAAGAAATTCATCCGTATGCCAAAATAGCCGCAGTTGCGGACGTATATACGGCCATGACATCCAATCGCGTATATCAGTCCAAGCAAGAGTGGCTAACGGTACTCCGGGAACTGAATTCCCTCAGCTTTGGCAAACTGTGCCCAGAGCCGACCCAAGCACTGATCAGTCACTTATTGCCGAATTTTATCGGTAAAAGGGTGCTGCTCAGCTCCGGAGAAATAGGCTCGATCGTAATGACGAATCAGACCGACTTCTTCCGCCCACTCGTCCAAACGGATTCTAGGTTCATAGATCTATCCAAGGAACGTGAAATGTCGATTACTGAAGTATACATATAA
- a CDS encoding MSCRAMM family protein has protein sequence MARVDSYRLQPSDPIVINGHEDEQINLSLEAAPAAEVGVVQGIVQLSNGTPLSGATVQLFDASGNPFDHTNSNPQGRFTFPDIPVGSYFITASEPGYTTPTRIPLSVAQGRPTTVTIIMQADPTATLGAIFGIVRNSASSQVIVSATVQLFQVTGGTETLFGSVQTNSAGQYLFSDLPSGTYLIRASIAGYLSSESAEVTIAGRQFAPLDLVLSVDPDANTGTVSGIITDRSTGTTLANATVALYEISNGIENVVDITRTNAGGLYLFGDVPPGTYRVKATVQTEV, from the coding sequence TTGGCAAGAGTTGATTCATATAGGCTACAGCCGAGTGATCCGATTGTGATAAATGGGCATGAAGATGAACAAATCAATCTTTCGTTGGAGGCAGCTCCAGCAGCCGAAGTGGGCGTTGTACAGGGAATTGTTCAGCTGTCGAACGGAACTCCGCTAAGCGGGGCTACCGTGCAGTTATTTGATGCAAGCGGTAATCCGTTTGACCATACCAACAGCAATCCACAGGGACGATTTACCTTCCCGGATATCCCAGTAGGCTCTTATTTTATTACAGCATCCGAGCCTGGTTATACAACGCCTACACGAATTCCATTGTCCGTAGCCCAGGGCAGACCTACAACGGTTACGATTATAATGCAGGCTGATCCAACAGCAACGTTAGGAGCCATTTTTGGAATTGTGCGTAACAGTGCAAGCAGTCAGGTGATAGTCAGTGCCACTGTCCAGCTGTTTCAGGTAACGGGAGGGACCGAGACCCTGTTCGGGAGTGTCCAGACCAACTCGGCGGGCCAATATTTATTCTCTGACTTGCCTAGTGGAACGTACTTAATTCGAGCGTCTATAGCTGGATATTTATCGAGTGAGAGCGCGGAGGTTACGATTGCCGGTCGGCAATTTGCTCCGCTTGATCTCGTTCTATCCGTGGATCCAGACGCCAACACAGGAACGGTTAGTGGAATTATTACCGACCGCTCGACGGGAACAACTCTTGCGAACGCAACGGTTGCTCTTTACGAAATCTCTAACGGCATAGAGAACGTCGTTGATATTACACGTACAAATGCTGGTGGTCTATATTTGTTCGGGGATGTGCCGCCAGGCACCTACCGCGTTAAGGCAACTGTGCAAACGGAGGTATAG
- the sufB gene encoding Fe-S cluster assembly protein SufB: protein MAKKAPDIGEYKYGFRDEHKSIFQTGKGLTREIVEEISKIKNEPQWMLDFRLKSLEQFEKMPTPRWGGDLDGLDFDDIQYYVRPSEKQGKTWEEVPQEIKETFDKLGIPEAEQKFLAGVSAQYESEVVYHSMQKDLEEQGVIFSDTDTALREHPEIFREYFGTIVPATDNKFAALNSAVWSGGSFIYVPKGVKCEIPLQAYFRINSENMGQFERTLIIADEDSFVHYVEGCTAPVYSTNSLHSAVVEIICKKNARVRYTTIQNWAPNIYNLVTKRAVAEENATMEWVDGNIGSKLTMKYPAVVLKGRGAKGSVLSIAVAGKNQHQDSGAKMIHLAPDTTSTIVSKSISKHGGKVTYRGLASFGRQAEGAKSNVKCDTLILDNESTSDTIPYNEIMNDNIVLEHEATVSKVSEDQLFYLMSRGLTEDEATQMIVMGFIEPFTKELPMEYAVEMNRLIKFEMEGSIG, encoded by the coding sequence ATGGCTAAGAAGGCTCCAGATATTGGGGAATACAAATATGGTTTCCGCGACGAACATAAATCTATTTTCCAGACAGGCAAGGGCCTGACTCGCGAGATCGTTGAGGAAATTTCGAAAATTAAGAATGAACCACAGTGGATGCTTGACTTCCGTTTAAAATCACTCGAGCAATTTGAGAAAATGCCTACTCCACGTTGGGGCGGGGATTTGGATGGGCTCGATTTTGATGATATTCAGTATTATGTTAGACCATCTGAGAAGCAAGGAAAGACCTGGGAAGAGGTTCCACAAGAAATCAAAGAAACGTTTGACAAGCTAGGTATTCCGGAAGCGGAACAAAAGTTCCTGGCTGGTGTATCCGCTCAGTACGAATCTGAGGTCGTATACCACAGCATGCAGAAGGACCTGGAAGAGCAGGGCGTTATCTTTAGCGATACAGATACTGCGCTGCGGGAGCATCCAGAAATTTTCCGCGAATATTTCGGAACAATCGTTCCGGCAACAGATAATAAATTTGCGGCACTGAACAGTGCTGTTTGGTCCGGAGGAAGCTTCATTTACGTACCTAAGGGCGTAAAATGTGAAATCCCTCTGCAAGCCTACTTCCGCATTAACTCGGAAAATATGGGGCAGTTTGAGAGAACGCTTATTATTGCAGATGAAGACAGCTTTGTCCACTATGTGGAAGGCTGTACAGCTCCGGTGTATAGCACAAACTCACTGCATAGTGCTGTTGTTGAAATTATTTGTAAGAAGAACGCACGTGTTCGCTATACGACGATCCAGAACTGGGCTCCTAACATCTACAATCTCGTAACCAAACGGGCTGTAGCTGAAGAAAATGCGACAATGGAATGGGTTGACGGCAATATCGGCTCCAAGCTGACGATGAAATACCCTGCTGTTGTGCTGAAAGGACGGGGCGCGAAGGGCAGCGTGCTGTCGATCGCTGTAGCAGGCAAGAATCAGCATCAGGATTCTGGGGCGAAGATGATTCATTTGGCACCAGATACAACGTCCACGATTGTCTCCAAATCGATTAGTAAGCACGGCGGTAAGGTAACCTACCGCGGTTTGGCTTCCTTCGGCCGCCAGGCTGAGGGCGCGAAATCCAACGTTAAATGCGATACGCTCATTTTGGATAACGAATCTACTTCCGATACAATTCCTTATAACGAAATCATGAACGATAACATCGTTCTGGAGCATGAGGCAACTGTATCGAAGGTGTCCGAGGATCAATTATTCTACCTGATGAGCCGCGGCTTGACCGAGGATGAAGCGACACAAATGATCGTTATGGGCTTCATCGAGCCGTTTACAAAAGAGTTGCCGATGGAATATGCGGTAGAAATGAACCGTCTCATCAAGTTCGAGATGGAAGGAAGCATAGGATAA
- the sufU gene encoding Fe-S cluster assembly sulfur transfer protein SufU has protein sequence MQLDDLYRRVIMDHYKNPRNRGKFDDDVLTVDLNNPTCGDRISLQLIVEEGIVKNARFTGEGCSISMSSASMMTEAVKGLTFEHALQLAERFSSLMKGEEVQFDELEDIEALSGVNKFPARIKCATLAWNALKKGIQES, from the coding sequence ATGCAATTGGATGACTTGTATCGACGCGTTATTATGGATCATTATAAAAATCCCCGTAACCGGGGTAAGTTTGATGATGACGTCTTGACTGTGGATTTGAATAATCCGACCTGCGGGGATCGCATATCTCTACAGCTTATCGTTGAAGAAGGAATCGTAAAGAACGCGCGCTTCACTGGAGAAGGCTGCTCGATCAGTATGTCCTCCGCATCGATGATGACAGAGGCCGTCAAGGGGCTTACCTTCGAGCATGCCCTCCAGTTAGCAGAACGATTCTCTTCGCTGATGAAGGGCGAGGAGGTTCAATTTGACGAACTGGAAGATATCGAGGCTCTATCCGGAGTAAATAAATTTCCTGCACGGATCAAATGCGCGACGCTAGCCTGGAACGCATTGAAGAAAGGGATTCAAGAGTCATAA
- a CDS encoding cysteine desulfurase, which translates to MNPALIKEQFPILNQEINGHPLVYLDSAASSQKPRKVLDALKHYYEWDNANVHRGVHTLGSRATDDYESARERVARFIGAEHTEEIIFTRGTTTAINLVASSYGSSALGESDEIVITQMEHHSNLIPWQQLALKTGAVLKFIPLQPDGSVALADVEKTVTPKTKIVAMSYVSNVLGVVNPVKQIAEIAHRHGAVMVVDGAQSTPHMKVDVQELGCDFYAFSGHKMCAPTGIGVLYGKKRLLEAMEPIEYGGEMIDDVGLYESTWKELPYKFEGGTPIIAGAVGLAAAIDFLEEIGMDEIHRHEMKLAAYSIERLSEIDGVTIYGPREREVGLITFNLDDVHPHDVATVLDASGIAIRAGHHCCQPLMRWLEASATARASFYLYNTEEDIDRLADALIQAKEYFK; encoded by the coding sequence ATGAACCCGGCGCTGATTAAGGAACAGTTCCCTATTCTGAATCAGGAGATCAATGGGCACCCACTCGTCTACCTTGATAGCGCCGCAAGTTCTCAGAAGCCCCGGAAGGTGCTCGATGCGCTGAAGCATTACTACGAATGGGATAATGCGAACGTGCATCGCGGGGTCCATACGCTGGGCAGCCGTGCAACGGATGATTATGAATCGGCTCGTGAGAGGGTGGCCCGTTTTATCGGGGCGGAGCATACGGAAGAAATTATCTTTACCCGTGGAACGACGACGGCGATTAACCTTGTCGCTTCGTCATACGGTTCATCCGCCCTCGGCGAGAGCGATGAAATTGTCATCACACAGATGGAGCATCACAGCAATCTAATACCTTGGCAGCAACTGGCCTTAAAGACGGGAGCTGTCTTGAAATTTATTCCGCTTCAGCCGGACGGCAGTGTTGCTTTGGCTGATGTGGAGAAAACCGTGACCCCTAAGACGAAGATCGTAGCAATGTCATATGTATCGAACGTGCTTGGCGTGGTGAACCCAGTGAAGCAGATTGCTGAAATTGCCCATCGTCACGGAGCCGTTATGGTGGTTGACGGGGCTCAGAGCACACCGCATATGAAGGTGGATGTTCAGGAGCTAGGCTGCGATTTCTATGCCTTCTCCGGTCATAAGATGTGCGCTCCGACCGGGATTGGGGTACTATATGGTAAGAAGCGTTTGCTTGAGGCCATGGAACCGATCGAATACGGCGGAGAAATGATCGACGATGTAGGATTGTACGAATCGACCTGGAAAGAGCTTCCCTACAAATTTGAGGGGGGTACTCCCATTATTGCCGGAGCCGTTGGATTGGCGGCAGCTATCGATTTCCTGGAGGAGATCGGTATGGATGAAATCCATCGTCATGAAATGAAGCTGGCAGCCTATTCAATCGAGCGTCTGTCTGAAATTGACGGAGTAACGATTTACGGGCCTCGGGAAAGGGAAGTCGGGTTGATAACGTTCAATCTTGACGATGTTCACCCACATGATGTTGCCACAGTATTGGATGCATCGGGCATCGCGATTCGGGCAGGACATCATTGCTGCCAACCGCTCATGCGCTGGCTTGAAGCGAGTGCGACGGCGAGAGCTAGCTTCTACTTGTACAATACGGAAGAAGACATCGATCGTTTGGCCGACGCTTTAATCCAAGCAAAGGAGTATTTCAAGTAA
- the sufD gene encoding Fe-S cluster assembly protein SufD yields MTTQTVLPVEPDVLKTASVSNGEPAWLTESRVNALKLAAELPLPQLEKTRIDRWNLQNYGTPRQGKADVAQEIPEIVSALVDLKEQSNLIVQRNSAAVFTKLSADLAAKGVIFTDLETAAREHGDLVQKYLYTVVKTEENLLTALHSAMWSGGVFLYVPKNVEIEVPLQSIFLVDDSKSVFAPHVLIVAEANSRVTYVDNYISGDLSDPIVHNGVAEVIVQAGAKVQFATVHDLSEKTTDLTYRRSVIENDGRIEWIIGEMNAGDTMSDTSSVLKGNGSTSDAKVIAIGSGSQKMNYTTRAVHFGKNSDSQMITRAVMREQATAIINGVTKIEHGATKANGEQTEKVLMLSPKARGDANPILLIDEDDVTAGHAASVGQVNPEQIYYLMSRGITKEEAERLIIYGFLAPVVADIPLEKLQQQLQTLVEGKLGQ; encoded by the coding sequence ATGACTACACAAACCGTTCTACCGGTAGAACCGGATGTTTTGAAGACCGCTTCCGTGAGCAACGGAGAACCGGCTTGGTTGACTGAAAGTCGCGTGAATGCGCTGAAGCTTGCGGCAGAGCTACCATTGCCGCAGCTGGAGAAGACGAGAATTGATCGTTGGAATTTGCAAAATTACGGAACGCCGCGCCAAGGGAAAGCAGATGTGGCACAGGAAATTCCTGAAATCGTGTCTGCCTTGGTCGACTTGAAAGAGCAGAGCAATCTGATCGTTCAGCGCAATTCAGCTGCTGTATTTACGAAGCTATCCGCTGATCTGGCAGCTAAAGGCGTTATCTTTACTGATCTGGAGACGGCTGCCCGTGAACATGGTGATCTGGTGCAGAAATATTTGTACACGGTCGTGAAGACTGAAGAGAACCTGCTTACTGCTCTTCATTCCGCCATGTGGAGTGGGGGAGTCTTCCTCTATGTTCCCAAGAATGTAGAGATTGAGGTTCCGCTGCAGAGTATTTTCCTAGTAGACGACAGCAAATCCGTATTTGCTCCGCACGTATTGATCGTGGCTGAAGCAAACAGCCGTGTAACCTATGTGGATAATTATATTTCCGGCGATCTTTCAGACCCTATCGTTCATAACGGTGTGGCTGAAGTGATTGTGCAAGCAGGAGCAAAGGTTCAATTTGCGACTGTGCATGATTTGAGTGAGAAGACGACTGATTTGACATACCGTCGCTCCGTGATCGAAAATGACGGGCGCATTGAATGGATCATTGGGGAAATGAACGCAGGCGATACAATGAGCGATACGTCATCGGTACTGAAAGGCAACGGTTCAACATCCGATGCTAAGGTCATCGCGATCGGATCGGGTTCCCAGAAAATGAACTATACGACGAGAGCTGTTCACTTCGGTAAGAACTCGGATAGTCAGATGATTACTCGTGCGGTCATGCGCGAGCAGGCCACAGCGATTATCAATGGTGTAACGAAGATTGAACATGGCGCTACAAAGGCGAACGGCGAGCAAACTGAGAAGGTGCTTATGCTAAGTCCGAAGGCGCGCGGTGACGCGAATCCTATCCTTCTTATCGATGAGGATGATGTAACGGCAGGTCATGCGGCATCTGTGGGTCAAGTGAATCCTGAACAGATTTATTATTTGATGTCCCGTGGGATTACGAAAGAAGAAGCAGAACGTCTCATTATTTACGGATTCCTTGCTCCTGTAGTGGCCGATATTCCTCTGGAGAAGCTGCAGCAGCAACTGCAGACATTAGTTGAAGGGAAGCTAGGACAATGA
- the sufC gene encoding Fe-S cluster assembly ATPase SufC produces MATHFVIEGLKATIEEKEILKGIDIEIKGGEVHAIMGPNGTGKSTLASALMGHPKYEVTEGKVLLDGEDLLEMEVDERARAGMFLAMQYPSEIAGVTNSDFLRSAINARRGEGNEVSLIKFIRQMESKMKELEMNPEFAHRYLNEGFSGGEKKRNEILQMMLLDPKIVILDEVDSGLDIDALRIVAEGVNSMRSEDRGFLIITHYQRLLDYIKPDFVHVMMQGRIVKSGGPELAERLEKDGYDWIKEELGIVDETVGEQV; encoded by the coding sequence ATGGCTACACATTTCGTTATTGAAGGACTTAAAGCGACAATAGAAGAAAAGGAGATTCTTAAGGGAATCGATATTGAAATAAAGGGTGGGGAAGTCCACGCCATCATGGGACCGAACGGAACGGGGAAAAGTACGCTGGCTTCCGCGTTAATGGGTCATCCTAAGTATGAAGTTACCGAAGGAAAAGTACTCCTTGACGGAGAGGATTTACTGGAAATGGAAGTGGATGAGCGTGCTCGCGCGGGGATGTTCCTTGCTATGCAATATCCGAGCGAAATTGCCGGAGTGACGAATTCCGACTTCCTTCGCAGTGCGATTAACGCCCGCCGTGGGGAAGGCAATGAAGTTTCCCTCATTAAATTTATCCGCCAAATGGAGAGCAAAATGAAGGAGCTTGAAATGAATCCTGAATTTGCCCATCGTTATTTGAACGAAGGCTTCTCTGGCGGTGAGAAAAAACGGAACGAAATTTTACAAATGATGCTCCTTGATCCAAAGATCGTTATTCTTGACGAGGTTGACTCCGGTCTTGACATTGACGCATTACGCATCGTAGCCGAAGGTGTGAACTCTATGCGCAGTGAGGATCGCGGATTCTTGATCATTACTCACTACCAACGCCTCTTAGACTACATCAAGCCTGATTTTGTCCATGTTATGATGCAAGGACGCATCGTGAAATCCGGCGGTCCAGAGCTCGCTGAGCGTTTGGAGAAGGACGGATACGATTGGATTAAGGAAGAGCTTGGTATTGTTGACGAGACAGTGGGAGAGCAAGTTTAA
- a CDS encoding Dps family protein, producing MAKADSQSANKTGKASLEQVLNEQVANLNVLYVKLHSYHWYVKGENFFTLHAKFEEFYDEVTEKMDAVAERLLTIKGSPAATMKEYLEIATIQEATGKEDERAMVQTLVEDFATLSESCQEGIELADKEGDEATADLLTGFKGDLEKHMWMLRTYLG from the coding sequence ATGGCTAAAGCTGATTCACAGTCTGCGAATAAGACAGGTAAGGCTAGTTTGGAACAGGTACTTAACGAGCAGGTTGCTAACCTGAACGTATTGTATGTTAAATTACACAGTTATCATTGGTATGTTAAAGGTGAAAATTTCTTTACGTTACATGCTAAATTTGAAGAGTTTTATGATGAGGTTACTGAGAAAATGGATGCCGTTGCCGAACGCCTGCTCACGATTAAAGGAAGTCCGGCGGCTACGATGAAAGAGTATCTGGAAATCGCTACGATTCAGGAAGCTACCGGGAAGGAAGACGAGCGTGCTATGGTTCAGACGTTGGTTGAGGACTTCGCCACCCTGTCGGAATCGTGCCAGGAAGGCATCGAGCTTGCAGACAAAGAAGGCGATGAAGCGACAGCCGATTTGTTGACCGGCTTCAAAGGCGATTTGGAGAAGCATATGTGGATGCTTCGTACGTATTTAGGATAA